The region ACCGAAAGCTAGCCCGTTCTTCGGGCAAGCCCGCCCCGTTCTCGAATCACACGGGTCTGAGACGAGACTGGCAGGCCGCTCCGACCTGCGGGTAGCGAAGCCGGCGGTTTCTGCTCGACGATGATCCCTGCTCGTTGCACGTAGACCTCCCTTCGATCCGTAGCTGCGCCCTTCGCGTCAAGCACGTAGCCCGTCAGCCACACCCAGCCGTGGTACGAGTCGACGTCGCCGATCGACACGAGCCGAATGCGGAGCGCCCGATCACGGCTGAACTGCACCGAACACGCCGACCCGATCAGCACGACATCGCCGGATTTGAGGGTGGTCACGGGATCCACCCGAGGAAGCGGTGCCGGAGGGCGTCCGGCGGGGCCCAGCTCATGTCCTGCCGAGCGGACGCCAGACACGTGCCCATGTAGAGAGTCAGCGAGCGTGAAGCGTTGGCGTACTCGCCTATCAGCTCATCGCGTCGTGGAGAACAGGGCCATGGCCGGTCGCACACCTCACACAGCCAGATCGGCAGGACCGGCCCGTGCCGCGTCATTGGTCTTCACCGGGCCAGTGCCCCCGGTTGATCGGGATGCGATGACGGGATCGACAGGGGAGCTGCGCGCCACAGCGGCACATGTAACGCCATTGCGACCAGCTCCACCGTGGACGATGACGCCGCGCGAGGGTCAGCGCCACTGACAGCAGGTACTCGTCATAGCGCACCCTTCGCATCCAGCCTCCTACGGTCCGTCACGCTTCTCGCGTTGACCGTAGCGCTGTACGTACCTGTACGTCTATAGACGTACCGACGACCTGGACGTTCATGTACGTGCCCTAGGTTGCGTCCATGATCGATCCACTGTCTCCGACGCCGATGTACGTTCAGCTCGCAGACGTGATCGCCAAGCGGATCGAGGCCGGAGAGCTGCAACCTCGCCGACCGATTCCGAGCGAATCGACGCTTCAGCAGGAGTACGGCGTCGCTCGCGGCACGGTACGCGCGGCAGTGCGCCTCCTGCGGGAGCGCGGCCTGGTGATGACCGTGCCGCAGCGGGGCACCTACGTCAGCGACAAGTAGGCGGGGTCGCAACTGTTCGACGTCCGCACGGCGGAATGGTGATGTCCACGCGAGGTGCTCCCGCTCCTGCCGCCGCCCCATAGATGGGGCAGCTCTACAGGTGCCACGTGGACCGATGCCAACCGGCCTGCCGCAGAACCTGCTGCCCCTGAGTGCGGAGGCCGGGGCAAGAACCGCCCGGCCGGTGTCTACGGGCCGGTTGCCCTACGGCGTTAATAGGGCGTGACGTTCGAGGAGTACGCGTTCGCTCGCACTTCGGCGCTGGTGCGGCTCGCCCGACTGCTGACCGATGACGAGCATCGAGCCGAGGACCTGGTTCAGGAGGTCCTCGCCAAGGCGTACGCCCGCTGGGGGCGTATTTCCCGGACGGACCGGCCCGACGCGTACGTCCGTCGGATGCTCGTCAACGCCCACCACTCGTGGTGGCGGCGGCGGAGCAGTCGGGAGGTCTCGGTCGCGGCGGTGACCGACCGGGCGGGCGCCGCGGACGAGGCGGCCGTAGTGGCCGAGCGTGACGCGTTGTGGCGGCTCGTCCGTGAGCTGCCGAGGAGTCAGCGCACCGTGATCGTGCTGCGCTACTACGAGGATCTCGACGACTCGTCGATCGCCGAGATCCTGGCCTGTTCGGCCGGCACCGTTCGCACGCACGCGAAGCGCGCCCTGGCAACGCTGCGCAAGCGGCAGGAAGCGCCAACCCCCGCACGGACAGGAGAGTTCTGATGTTCAGTGACCTCGATCAGCAGCTCACCGCGACTCTCCAGCACCGCGCGGGTGGCGACGTCGACCCGACGCCAATCGTGGAGCAGGCCCGTCATCGCGGTCGCCGGCTCAAGTTGCGTCGGCGTGGGCTGATCGCCGGGGGCGTGGCAGCGGCGTTTGTCGCCGTCACCTCGGTCGTCCTGGCGTTCCCCACCGGTCGGGGCAGCGACGACCCGATCATGCCGGCTGCGGCGCTCATGCTGCCGGAAGCCTCTGGCCAGAGCGGTGCCGCCACACGACCCGAGGAGGTCGGTGCCGATCCCAGCACTGTGCACTTCTCGACCAACGCCCTGGTCGACGGCGCCGAGCACGCGACGTGGACCGCCGGTCGCGGCATCGAGAGCGTCGAGTTCCGGGGCCCGAAGGGGCAGGCACGTTTCGCGTTGGCGCGCAGCGCGACGGCGCTGGACGGGTTGCAGCAGACGCTGTCCTCGGCCGGGCGACCGCAGCCACGCACCGAGGCGCGGGTCGGTGACCGCCCGGGGGTCGCCTGGTTCGATCCGTCCGGTGATCGCAAACTGTGGTTCGTGCGGTGGCAGCCCGCCGACGGGCTGTGGGCCCAGTTGGATACGTACGCGACCACCCAGGACGAGGCGACTGGCACCGCCGCCCGGGTCCGGTTCGACAGTGCCCACCGCTGCGTCGTGCCGTTCCGCCTGGAGTCGCTGCCATCCGGCGGACGGCTGCTCGGATGCTCGGTCACGCTCGGCCGCTCGCAGGACAGTCGCTTCGTGGACGGCTCACTCGTGGTCGGTGACGATGCCGGTCGCTGGTTGACAGTGCGGGCGCAGCGCGCGCCGGACGGCTACGAAGCCAGATCCGGTGACCTCGTCGCGGGCCCCTACCGGGCCCGACGGCAGGGCAGCGACGTGCTGGAGATGACCGTCAGACCCTGCGTCGTGGAGGCGTTCCGCAAGGGCTGGGGCAGCGGCTACACCGAGGCGGAGGGCCTGACGATCCTCGGCGGTTACCAGCAGGCCGGAGACCTCGACCGCCCGGACACCTGGTGACACCCCTCGGACCCAGCAGGGTGTTGGCACGCCTGCCGGGGTCCGATCGTGCCAGCGGCGCTCGTCGGGGCGCGGAAGAGAGCTGGCGGGGTAGATCTTGGACAGTTTCCGTTCTGACGGAACGGAAACTGTCCAAGATTGCCAGCTCTGGCGCGTGAGAGGGCCTGGCGCGCGCGTAAGAGCCTCAGGCTGAGGTTGCCGCCACGCAGAACTCGTTGCCCTCCGGGTCGGCCATCACCACGTGCTGCCAGTGGACCTCCTCCAGGACCTTCCCGCCGGCCTGCACCAGACGAGCGGCCTCGGCCCTGATCCGCGCCCACCGCTCGTCGGGACTGCCGTGGCCCGGCACCCGGATGTCGATGTGCAGCCGGTTCTTCGCGGTCTTGGGCTCGGGGACGTTGAGGATGGAGAGGAAGGGGCCGACCCCGTCCGGGTCGCACAGCCATACGCCGTGCTCAGGAGGCTCGTCCTCCGGTAGGTCGAACTCCTCCCGAGTGGCGGAGTGCGGTGCTGGTGGCTCGTCGATGTAGCCCAGGGCGGTCTTCCAGAACGCGGCGAGCACCTGGGCGTCGGTGGAGTCGAGGGTCAGGGAGATCCGAGCTGCCATGAACGGGACGGTAGCGCGACCCCACGACCGTCAGACCGGTCCCAGCAGTTTGGCCAGTGCGTCGTCGCCCTGACCGAGCTGCGCGCCACCGGCGGGGGCCGCGACCAGGAACCGAAGGCACCCGTCGAGTTCCACGTACCGGTCGGGTCCGGCGGTCCCGTCCAGCGGACGCAGCACCGCGAAACGGGACGCCGGGGTGGAGCAGTCGACCACCGCTCGACGGTTGGACAGCCCGCGGAGCACGCCCGCCTGGCGCTCGGCGGGCAGCGGCCCGCCGTACACGAAATCTCCCGCCGGTTTGTCGCCGCCCTGTTGCGACGCGGGCACCTCGTAGACGCAGAGGCGCAGCGGCCCGGCGGCCGGCGACACGGCCGCGGCGGGGGGCCCCGGGCGGCCGTGGCGGGTCTCGACCCACACCATGTCCGACCACCGCTGCGCGCATCCGGCGGCCTCGGCCGCCGGGGATTCGACCTGCCCGACGGTACGGGTGTCCACCGTCTTCCAGGACAGCCCGGCCAGTGCGGCGGTCACCTCGGTACGCGGCTTGCGGCAGGAGTCGGTCGGGAGGTACGGCCGCAGCCAGCGCCCCCGCTCGTCGACGAGGGCCAACCAGGGCGGGATGACCAGGTCGAGGGTGCAGGCGATCTCCCCGTCGGCCCGTTGGTCGGGCAGCCGCAGCGCGGCGAGCAGCCCATCGATGTCCTCGGCGCGCCGCTCGGTGGCGGCCTGCTCCTGCCCCCCGCCGGCACCCGGCCGGATCTGCCGCCCGCAGAGCACCACGGCGACCGGGGTGAACGCCGGGTCGATACGTCCGATCGTCGGCTCGGGCACTGCCGGCGCCGACGTCTGCGTGCCCCGCCCGGTGATCACCTCGCCAGCCCGCGGTGCCGCCTCGGCACAGGAGGTCCACCCGTCGACGATCTCGGCCGGGCCGGGCTCCTCGCCCCCGCCCGGTGCCGTTGTCGTGCCACCGCAACCACCCAGGGCCACGCCGAGCAGCGCGATCGCCAGTGCCGTCCGGGACGAGCGCATCCGGTTCACCACCTCTCCACCCGAGGATGGGACGGACGACGGGCACGCTCGGTTCCGCGCTGAGG is a window of Micromonospora sp. WMMD961 DNA encoding:
- a CDS encoding GntR family transcriptional regulator encodes the protein MIDPLSPTPMYVQLADVIAKRIEAGELQPRRPIPSESTLQQEYGVARGTVRAAVRLLRERGLVMTVPQRGTYVSDK
- a CDS encoding VOC family protein; protein product: MAARISLTLDSTDAQVLAAFWKTALGYIDEPPAPHSATREEFDLPEDEPPEHGVWLCDPDGVGPFLSILNVPEPKTAKNRLHIDIRVPGHGSPDERWARIRAEAARLVQAGGKVLEEVHWQHVVMADPEGNEFCVAATSA
- a CDS encoding SigE family RNA polymerase sigma factor, with translation MTFEEYAFARTSALVRLARLLTDDEHRAEDLVQEVLAKAYARWGRISRTDRPDAYVRRMLVNAHHSWWRRRSSREVSVAAVTDRAGAADEAAVVAERDALWRLVRELPRSQRTVIVLRYYEDLDDSSIAEILACSAGTVRTHAKRALATLRKRQEAPTPARTGEF